A stretch of the Carassius carassius chromosome 50, fCarCar2.1, whole genome shotgun sequence genome encodes the following:
- the cdk10 gene encoding cyclin-dependent kinase 10, which yields MESTSETDLEPLKLKSLKTDRTFVIPHTERLGKCRNVKEFEKMNRIGEGTYGIVYRARDTRTNEIVALKKVRMDKEKDGIPISSLREINLLLRLRHPNIVELKEVVVGSHLESLFLVMSYCEQDLASLLENMQSPFSEAQVKCIVLQLLKGLAYLHHNFILHRDLKVSNLLMTDKGCVKIADFGLARVYGIPLQPMTPRVVTLWYRAPELLLGTKTQTTALDMWAVGCIFAELLAHKPLLPGASEIQQLDLIVQLLGTPNESIWPGFLRLPLVGQYSLRKQPYNNLKNKFTWLSEAGLRLLNLLFMYNPQRRASAKDCLESSYFKEKPLPCEPELMPTFPHHRNKRGASGTENQSKRSKV from the exons atggaAAGCACATCAGAAACTGATCTAGAGCCGTTAAAGCTGAAATCTTTAAAAACCGACAGGACGTTTGTAATCCCGCACACAGAACGG TTAGGGAAATGCAGGAATGTGAAGGAGTTTGAGAAGATGAATCGGATTGGAGAGGGAACATATGGGATCGTGT ACCGAGCACGTGACACAAGGACAAATGAGATTGTTGCCCTGAAGAAAGTGCGAATGGATAAAGAGAAAGATG GGATTCCCATTAGCAGTTTGAGGGAAATTAACTTGCTGCTCAGATTGAGACACCCAAACATTGTGGAGCTGAAAGAAGTGGTGGTGGGAAGCCATTTGGAGAG CCTCTTTCTGGTGATGAGTTACTGTGAGCAGGATCTGGCCAGTCTGCTGGAGAACATGCAGTCCCCCTTCTCTgaagctcag GTGAAGTGTATAGTTCTTCAGCTGCTTAAAGGACTGGCATATTTACATCACAACTTCATTCTTCACAG GGATCTGAAGGTTTCCAATCTACTGATGACAGACAAGGGCTGTGTAAAGATAG CTGACTTCGGTCTGGCGCGTGTTTACGGTATCCCCTTACAGCCCATGACTCCTCGAGTAGTCACACTGTG GTATCGAGCCCCAGAGCTCCTCCTAGGGACCAAGACGCAGACCACTGCCCTGGACATGTG GGCCGTTGGCTGTATCTTTGCTGAGCTTCTTGCCCACAAGCCTCTTCTGCCTGGAGCGTCAGAGATCCAGCAGCTGGATTTGATCGTGCAGCTGTTGGGAACCCCGAATGAGAGCATCTGGCCG GGCTTCTTGCGCCTGCCGTTGGTTGGGCAGTACAGTCTGAGGAAGCAGCCCTACAACAACCTAAAGAACAAGTTCACCTGGTTATCAGAAGCTGGTTTGAGACTGCTCAACCTGCTGTTCATGTACAACCCACAGCGCCG AGCCTCAGCTAAAGATTGTTTAGAAAGTTCCTACTTCAAGGAAAAGCCCTTGC CATGTGAACCAGAGCTGATGCCCACGTTTCCTCATCACAGAAACAAACGAGGAGCTTCTGGGACGGAAAACCAGTCCAAAAGAAGCAAAGTCTGA